The following proteins are co-located in the Halictus rubicundus isolate RS-2024b unplaced genomic scaffold, iyHalRubi1_principal scaffold0094, whole genome shotgun sequence genome:
- the LOC143363689 gene encoding uncharacterized protein LOC143363689: MPQTFSDVVVAQEEIAGRIKNCITNTDKLGAAKLSAVVLKKRIELLESYWRNFTVNHNALRPMPDYAASNYRKRGLYDEVEEAYIQNSSELVERLENLKPAASDVQRLQYLKASLTGAAAKVIARTSLTDANYSTAWAALERRYGGIRVLTTAHLGRLLDCPAVKRASTEELTRVLDEFCQARDALAALKKPVDTWDDWFVTLLVRKLDSTTRLDWEKMFPDPTIMPSFVEIRDFLESRIHALASTQEPMCSSTPTKREETRKSEQRTAMTVQMTKGPSAKASNVRKCPLCSDNHQLGHCGQFKTFSAPERKEFVYRNKLCVSCFSGTHLLAACTSSYRCMVCGGHHHTSLHEAFRKSEAPAQPSTSSDHSAGPRVRSLLVQPARDLRDDWQRFWELEEVPTSAISTPQDEACEKYFKDTHRRDQDGRYVVRLPFVATPGTDVGVPRSAAVRLLLSSERRRERDETLRQKYSEFLEEYERLGHMEFVSRHSTGGGENYLPHHAVWREKPSGNKIRVVFNGSYVSGRGSAINDYLAAGPKLQTDLWAVITRWRFHRHAFSTDIVKMFRQIKVHPEDRDWQRIVWRNDPSEEVRDFRLTTVTYGTTSAPYLASRVLLQLADDEKARFPRGAAILRANSYVDDILAGGDDIDDTEEARRQLTDILTAGGFPLDKWATNYLSSSSGLIQLLQGHQEAGALGLKWSTANDTLSLAAPKLRTATSGQPWTKRSVLSETARLFDPLGWLSPISIAAKILLQDLWLSGLSWDEPLSELFSERWKQLRFEMERTDRITVPRWIGHRAATSDSIELHGFSDASERAYSAAVFIRVPVTGARAETHLLMAKTKVAPTKPQSIPRLELCGALLLARLLRAVRDSMRPHSVTMHAWTDASVVLAWVRSHASRWKPFVAHRVAEIQRLLPDVEWRHARTDENPADLATRGISAQVLVDDDLWWSGPSWLSGPQQDWPGACDVDESEAPERRVTVTTTMARKTKSGDHPSLRAVFESPWDPLRFSSALRLVRVTAYMRRFANNARSIGTPQHGFLTATEIDEAWVSVHRMSQADDFGDELAEMEKGKIVKSTSTLVSLRPIIDRQGVLRVGGRLDHAAVSFDQRHPVIVDRQSPLAPLLIRSAHLRTLHGGVNLTRATLRLRHWIPRDKTLVKRVVKGCVTCTRLQGRTSNQQMGMLPAQRVQPARAFSVSGVDYAGPIPMLMTRARGQRTTKGYVVIFVCLCTKAVHLDVVSDLSSASFIAAFKRFVPISF; the protein is encoded by the exons ATGCCGCAAACGTTCAGCGATGTAGTGGTCGCTCAGGAGGAGATCGCTGGCCGCATCAAGAACTGCATTACCAATACCGACAAATTGGGGGCAGCGAAACTCTCTGCGGTTGTGCTGAAGAAAAGGATCGAATTGCTGGAAAGTTACTGGCGCAACTTCACCGTAAATCACAACGCTCTGAGACCGATGCCAGATTACGCCGCCAGTAACTACAGGAAGAGGGGCCTATACGACGAAGTCGAGGAAGCCTACATTCAGAACTCCTCTGAATTGGTGGAGAGGCTAGAAAACCTGAAGCCCGCCGCCTCA GACGTCCAACGCCTACAATATTTGAAGGCGAGCCTCACCGGTGCGGCTGCGAAGGTTATCGCGCGTACATCCCTGACAGATGCGAACTATTCGACGGCGTGGGCGGCACTCGAACGTCGTTATGGAGGCATCCGTGTACTGACCACCGCTCACCTCGGAAGACTTTTGGACTGCCCGGCAGTAAAACGAGCTTCGACGGAGGAATTGACCAGAGTCCTCGACGAGTTCTGTCAAGCTCGAGATGCTCTGGCCGCACTGAAAAAACCAGTCGACACATGGGACGACTGGTTCGTGACACTCCTCGTCAGGAAGCTGGACTCGACGACGCGCCTGGACTGGGAGAAGATGTTCCCGGACCCGACGATCATGCCGTCCTTCGTGGAGATTCGAGATTTCCTCGAATCACGCATCCATGCCTTGGCCTCGACCCAAGAGCCGATGTGTTCGTCAACACCGACCAAGCGAGAGGAGACGCGAAAATCCGAACAAAGGACGGCCATGACCGTGCAAATGACCAAAGGGCCATCCGCGAAGGCCAGCAACGTTCGGAAGTGCCCGCTGTGCTCGGACAATCACCAGCTAGGGCACTGCGGTCAGTTCAAAACCTTTAGCGCGCCGGAACGCAAGGAATTTGTGTACCGAAATAAACTGTGCGTTTCGTGTTTCTCGGGAACCCACTTGCTCGCGGCGTGCACGTCTTCCTACCGGTGTATGGTGTGCGGCGGTCATCACCACACCTCGCTTCACGAGGCGTTCCGGAAGAGTGAAGCTCCCGCGCAGCCAAGCACAAGTTCG GACCACAGCGCTGGACCTCGGGTGCGATCCTTGCTAGTTCAGCCTGCACGAGACCTCCGAGACGATTGGCAGAGGTTCTGGGAGCTGGAAGAAGTACCAACTAGTGCAATAAGCACGCCTCAGGACGAAGCATGCGAAAAGTACTTCAAGGATACGCACCGCAGAGATCAGGATGGACGCTACGTTGTGCGCTTACCGTTCGTTGCCACCCCAGGCACCGATGTCGGAGTTCCGCGATCGGCTGCAGTTCGCTTGCTCTTATCGTCCGAAAGGAGACGAGAAAGGGACGAGACGCTCCGACAGAAATACTCCGAATTTCTGGAGGAGTACGAACGGCTCGGGCACATGGAGTTCGTCTCGCGGCACTCGACTGGCGGGGGGGAGAATTACCTTCCGCATCACGCCGTGTGGCGGGAAAAACCATCTGGAAACAAAATAAGAGTAGTTTTTAATGGTTCTTACGTTTCAGGCAGAGGCAGTGCCATTAACGATTACCTGGCCGCCGGACCGAAGCTCCAAACTGACCTCTGGGCCGTAATAACGAGGTGGCGATTCCATCGGCATGCCTTTTCGAcggacattgtaaaaatgtttcgccagATCAAGGTGCACCCAGAGGACAGAGACTGGCAGAGGATCGTCTGGAGGAACGATCCAAGCGAGGAAGTACGGGACTTCCGTTTGACGACGGTGACCTACGGCACGACGTCGGCTCCGTACCTCGCCTCGAGAGTACTGCTTCAACTTGCCGACGACGAGAAGGCTCGATTTCCGCGGGGTGCAGCGATTCTCCGAGCGAATTCGTATGTCGATGACATTCTGGCCGGAGGAGATGACATCGACGACACCGAGGAGGCTCGACGTCAACTCACGGACATCCTGACGGCGGGCGGATTCCCGCTGGATAAGTGGGCGACCAATTACTTGTCGTCGAGCTCCGGTCTCATTCAATTGTTGCAgggtcaccaagaggcaggagcaCTGGGACTCAAATGGAGCACGGCGAACGACACTCTGTCTCTTGCGGCTCCGAAGCTCAGGACTGCCACATCAGGTCAACCATGGACCAAACGATCGGTTTTGTCTGAGACGGCCAGGCTTTTCGATCCCTTGGGGTGGCTGTCTCCGATCAGCATTGCTGCGAAGATCCTGCTGCAGGACCTCTGGTTGTCTGGATTGTCGTGGGACGAGCCGCTGTCTGAGCTGTTTTCCGAGCGATGGAAGCAACTTCGATTCGAGATGGAGAGGACCGATCGAATCACAGTTCCGAGATGGATTGGCCATCGTGCGGCGACCAGCGACAGTATAGAGCTGCACGGATTCAGCGACGCGTCGGAAAGGGCATACTCCGCAGCCGTCTTCATAAGGGTGCCAGTTACCGGTGCAAGGGCCGAGACGCACTTACTGATGGCGAAGACCAAGGTCGCTCCAACCAAACCACAGAGCATTCCCAGGCTGGAGCTGTGCGGCGCTCTACTGCTGGCCCGATTGCTGAGAGCAGTTCGAGATTCGATGCGGCCTCACAGCGTGACTATGCATGCgtggaccgatgcatcggtcgtcCTAGCCTGGGTGAGGTCTCACGCTTCCAGGTGGAAACCGTTTGTGGCACATAGGGTGGCCGAGATCCAGCGCCTGCTACCGGACGTTGAGTGGCGACacgcgaggacagacgaaaatCCTGCGGACCTTGCCACGCGTGGGATTTCAGCGCAGGTACTGGTCGACGATGACCTCTGGTGGAGCGGTCCCTCGTGGTTGTCAGGGCCTCAGCAGGATTGGCCTGGCGCATGTGACGTCGACGAGAGCGAGGCTCCGGAGCGCAGAGtgacggtgacgacgacgatggcaAGGAAGACGAAGTCCGGCGACCATCCCAGTCTGCGAGCCGTCTTCGAATCGCCCTGGGACCCTCTCCGATTCTCGTCAGCGTTGAGGCTGGTCCGAGTGACCGCGTATATGCGACGATTCGCAAACAACGCTCGCTCCATCGGTACACCGCAGCACGGGTTCCTGACAGCCACTGAGATCGACGAGGCGTGGGTGAGCGTCCACCGAATGAGCCAAGCTGACGACTTTGGCGACGAACTTGCAGAAATGGAGAAGGGTAAGATAGTCAAATCGACCTCGACCCTTGTTTCTCTTCGGCCGATTATAGATCGTCAAGGTGTCTTACGAGTGGGAGGACGACTGGACCACGCAGCAGTTTCATTCGACCAGAGACATCCTGTGATAGTCGACCGACAGTCTCCGTTGGCACCATTGCTGATCCGGTCAGCTCATCTTCGGACGCTCCATGGGGGAGTGAACTTGACGCGGGCGACGCTCAGGCTCCGCCACTGGATTCCGCGAGACAAGACGCTGGTGAAACGGGTCGTAAAAGGCTGCGTTACCTGCACTCGGCTCCAAGGGCGCACCAGCAACCAGCAAATGGGAATGCTGCCTGCCCAGCGAGTGCAACCAGCAAGGGCATTCTCGGTCAGCGGAGTCGATTATGCTGGTCCAATTCCGATGCTCATGACGAGAGCAAGGGGACAGCGGACCACCAAGGGATACGTCGTCATTTTCGTGTGCCTGTGCACGAAGGCGGTCCACTTAGATGTCGTGTCCGATTTGTCCTCTGCCTCCTTCATCGCAGCTTTCAAACGCTTC GTGCCGATCAGCTTCTGA